In Leifsonia sp. ZF2019, a genomic segment contains:
- a CDS encoding 2-isopropylmalate synthase, translating to MTSTAFPRLSPPAGPVPADAPAWNRQRGSQMPSHRYRDVFSRVEVPLAEHDWPANRITRAPLWVPVDLRDGNQALAEPMDPARKRRFFELMLAMGYKEIEVGYPSASQTDFDFVRLLAETDLAPEDVTIVVFTAARRDLIERTVESVRGLRNPVVIHLYTATAPTWREVVLGHDRAALTELILAGGRDVLELSTGLPDVRFEFSPEVFNLTEPDFALEVCDAMTALWEASPDRPVILDLPATVEIATPNVYADQIEYMHKNLARRDGVILSVHPHNDRGTGIACAELAVLAGAQRVEGCLFGNGERTGNVDLATLALNLHAQGVDPMIDFSDIDEIRRTVEHANRIEVHPRHPYVGDLVHTAFSGTHQDAIRKGFAEHRARAAAEGRPESELEWRVPYLPVDPADLGRGYDAVIRVNSQSGKGGIAYLLESVYGVELPRRLQIDFARHVQRHTDATGDEATAERLWTLFEEAYLPGGDTPVRLVDYTTSEADGATRTTVTVRIDGRDHTHSAEQVGPVEALTAALSAHGLPVEVLGLHQTSIGSGADSQALTLIEYRDASGTRWAAGRDRSVLTASLAALAGAAAQSAARRPYTASGRYPLVASS from the coding sequence GTGACCAGCACCGCCTTCCCCCGCCTGTCCCCTCCCGCCGGGCCCGTCCCGGCCGACGCGCCCGCCTGGAACCGCCAGCGCGGCTCGCAGATGCCCTCGCACCGATACCGCGACGTCTTCTCCCGGGTGGAGGTGCCGCTCGCCGAGCACGACTGGCCGGCCAACCGCATCACGCGTGCGCCGCTGTGGGTGCCGGTCGACCTGCGGGATGGCAACCAGGCGCTCGCGGAGCCGATGGACCCGGCGCGCAAACGCCGCTTCTTCGAGCTCATGCTCGCGATGGGCTACAAGGAGATCGAGGTCGGATACCCTTCCGCCTCCCAGACGGACTTCGACTTCGTCCGGCTGCTCGCCGAGACGGACCTGGCGCCGGAGGACGTGACGATCGTCGTCTTCACCGCCGCACGCCGCGACCTGATCGAGCGCACCGTCGAGTCGGTGCGCGGGCTGCGCAACCCGGTCGTCATCCACCTCTACACGGCCACCGCGCCCACGTGGCGGGAGGTGGTGCTCGGGCACGACCGAGCGGCGCTCACCGAGCTGATCCTCGCCGGTGGCCGCGACGTCCTGGAGCTCTCCACCGGCCTCCCGGACGTGCGCTTCGAGTTCTCCCCCGAGGTCTTCAACCTGACCGAGCCCGACTTCGCCCTCGAGGTCTGCGACGCGATGACCGCCCTGTGGGAGGCGTCGCCCGACCGCCCCGTCATCCTCGACCTCCCGGCGACCGTCGAGATCGCGACCCCCAACGTGTATGCGGACCAGATCGAGTACATGCACAAGAACCTCGCCCGGCGCGACGGGGTCATCCTCTCGGTGCACCCGCACAACGATCGCGGCACCGGCATCGCGTGCGCCGAGCTCGCCGTGCTCGCGGGCGCCCAGCGCGTCGAGGGCTGCCTGTTCGGCAACGGTGAGCGCACGGGCAACGTCGACCTCGCCACGCTGGCCCTCAACCTCCATGCGCAGGGCGTCGACCCGATGATCGACTTCTCCGACATCGACGAGATCCGCCGCACGGTGGAGCACGCCAACCGCATCGAGGTGCACCCCCGCCACCCGTACGTCGGCGACCTCGTGCACACCGCCTTCAGCGGCACGCATCAGGACGCGATCCGCAAGGGCTTCGCCGAGCATCGGGCACGCGCGGCCGCGGAGGGCCGTCCCGAGTCCGAGCTCGAGTGGCGGGTCCCCTACCTGCCCGTCGACCCGGCCGATCTCGGCCGCGGCTACGACGCCGTCATCCGCGTCAACTCCCAGTCCGGCAAGGGCGGCATCGCCTACCTGCTCGAGTCCGTCTACGGGGTCGAGCTCCCCCGCCGCCTGCAGATCGACTTCGCCCGCCACGTGCAGCGCCACACCGACGCGACCGGGGACGAAGCCACGGCCGAGCGCTTATGGACGCTGTTCGAGGAGGCCTACCTGCCCGGCGGCGACACGCCCGTGCGCCTCGTCGACTACACGACCTCCGAAGCGGACGGCGCGACCCGCACCACGGTCACCGTGCGCATCGACGGCCGCGACCACACCCATTCGGCCGAACAGGTCGGCCCCGTCGAAGCACTGACCGCCGCGCTCTCCGCGCACGGCCTGCCGGTCGAAGTGCTGGGCCTGCACCAGACGAGCATCGGTTCCGGCGCCGACAGCCAGGCCCTCACCCTGATCGAGTACCGCGACGCCTCCGGCACCCGTTGGGCCGCGGGCCGCGATCGGTCCGTGCTGACGGCGAGCCTCGCGGCACTCGCGGGCGCGGCGGCGCAGAGCGCGGCGCGCCGGCCCTACACGGCGTCCGGCCGATACCCGCTGGTCGCCTCCTCGTAG